One window of the Podospora pseudocomata strain CBS 415.72m chromosome 7, whole genome shotgun sequence genome contains the following:
- the RPL32 gene encoding 60S ribosomal protein L32 (EggNog:ENOG503P2W4; COG:J), with translation MVAAKKHVPIVKKRTKRFTRHQSDRFMRVDSAWRKPKGIDNRVRRRFKSNLAMPSIGYGSNKKTRHMMPSGHKAFLVSNVRDVELLLMHNKTYAAEIAHNVSSRKRIEIIARAKQLSVKVTNAKAKVTTEV, from the exons ATGGTTGCCGCCAAGAAGCACGTCCCGATCGTCAAGAAGC GCACGAAGCGCTTCACCCGCCACCAGAGTGACCGGTTCATGCGGGTGGACTCGGCCTGGCGCAAGCCCAAGGGTATCGACAACAGAGTCCGCAGACGGTTCAAGAGCAACCTTGCTATGCCCTCG ATCGGCTATGGCTCCAACAAGAAGACCCGCCACATGATGCCCTCCGGCCACAAGGCCTTCCTCGTCAGCAACGTCCGTGACgtcgagctcctcctcatgcACAACAAGACCTATGCTGCCGA GATCGCCCACAATGTCTCCTCCAGAAAGCGCATCGAGATCATTGCCAGAGCCAAGCAATTATCCGTCAAGGTCACCaacgccaaggccaaggtcaCCACCGAGGTCTAA
- the XDJ1 gene encoding DnaJ-like protein xdj1 (COG:O; EggNog:ENOG503NXND) — protein MDSKEEDVDLYALLGVDKSASPNDIKKAYRKLALLHHPDKVSEDKRVESEAKFKAITQAYEILRDDEKRELYDTHGMAAFDPSRGGGPGGPGMDMNDILSQMFGMGGMGGMPGGGRGMPRRPRRSPDEEQAYKVTLEELYKGKTVKFAAEKQVVCSQCKGSGAKEKVAPNPCEKCRGQGVREILRPFGPGLARQEIIRCDHCEGSGNYYKEKDRCKKCKGKRTVKEKKALELYIDRGSMQGDRIVLQGEADQLPDQTPGDLIFHLVEEPHDVFTRIGHDLSADLNVTLAEALTGFSRVVVKHLDGRGIHINYPRGKVLRPGQVLKVEGEGMPHKRGEAKGDLYLVVKIEFPKDGWLESDDDHEALKKLLPPPGPPIAVDEIDDVEFTDDADIEEMGAHQGDPRYSGGEWEEDEDDGEGGPQCATQ, from the exons ATGgacagcaaagaagaagatgttgATCTCTACG CTCTCCTCGGCGTAGACAAGTCTGCCAGCCCAAATGATATCAAGAAGGCCTATCGAAAG TTGGCCCTGCTACACCATCCCGACAAGGTCTCCGAAGACAAGCGTGTCGAGTCCGAGGCCAAGTTCAAGGCCATCACACAAGCCTACGAGATTCTTCGTGATGACGAGAAGCGCGAACTCTACGATACCCATGGCATGGCTGCCTTTGACCCATCAAGAGGCGGCGGCCCGGGCGGTCCGGGCATGGACATGAACGACATCCTTTCCCAGATGTTCGGCATGGGCGGTATGGGTGGCATGCCGGGCGGTGGCCGTGGTATGCCCAGACGTCCCAGACGCAGCCCCGACGAAGAGCAGGCCTACAAGGTGACGCTGGAAGAACTTTATAAGGGGAAGACTGTCAAGTTCGCCGCCGAGAAGCAGGTTGTGTGCAGCCAGTGCAAGGGCAGCGGTGCGAAGGAGAAGGTTGCGCCAAATCCATGCGAGAAGTGCCGCGGTCAGGGTGTCAGAGAGATTCTCCGCCCATTCGGCCCAGGTCTCGCTCGTCAAGAAATTATTCGTTGCGACCACTGCGAGGGCTCGGGCAACTACtacaaggagaaggacaggTGCAAGAAGTGCAAGGGCAAGCGGActgtcaaggagaagaaggcgctgGAGCTCTACATCGACCGTGGCTCCATGCAAGGAGACCGCATCGTGCTCCAAGGCGAGGCAGACCAATTGCCAGACCAAACCCCCGGCGATTTGATCTTCCACCTTGTCGAGGAGCCCCATGACGTCTTCACCCGTATCGGTCACGATCTCTCGGCCGACCTCAATGTCACGCTTGCTGAGGCTCTCACCGGCTTCTCTCGCGTTGTGGTcaagcaccttgatggcagAGGTATTCACATCAACTACCCTCGCGGCAAGGTCCTCCGTCCCGGCCAGGTTCTCAaggtcgagggcgagggcatGCCTCACAAGCGCGGTGAGGCCAAGGGTGACCTGTACCTTGTTGTCAAGATTGAGTTCCCCAAGGACGGCTGGCTGGAGAGTGACGACGACCACGAGGCGCTGAAGAagcttctccctcctccaggaCCCCCTATTGCTGTTGACGAAATTGATGACGTCGAATTCACGGACGATGCGGACATTGAAGAG ATGGGCGCACACCAAGGAGACCCCAGATACAGCGgcggggagtgggaggaagacgaggatgacggtGAGGGCGGCCCCCAGTGCGCTACCCAGTAA